CCCGGCCCCTTCGGGCCTCGCCCCGGGGCTCATGATTACACCTCTTGCAATTTGCTTACAAAAAAATTGCCAAAAGCCAGTTCTCAGCTTTGAAAGATTCTTTCCATAAGGACTAAAATCCTGCCTCGGGGTCTTTAAATTTTCGTTAACATTTTTCCAACAAAAAAGAGCCGGTAGACCCGGCTCCCATTTAAAGTACTTCGTACCCTTCGTCAGTGATGGCTTGTTTGACTTCCGCCAGGGATACTTTGCCTTCGTCAAAAGTCACCGCTACCGTTCCGGCGCTCACGTTGGCTTCCGCTTGACTTACCCCGGGCAGCTTCTGCAAGGCTCGCTCCACCGCCATCTTGCAGTGGTTACAGCTCATGCCTTTCACCGTCAGTACCAAGCTTTCCATCGTAAAACCCCCTTCAATTTGTATCATTACAGCATGCCTGCCAAGTAATGCTCTGCACTGTAAGCGGCAATGGCCCCGTCCCCTACCGCCGTGGCTACCTGGCGCAGGGGCGTGTTGCGCACATCTCCCGCCGCAAAGACACCTTTGACGGAAGTGCCCATGGTCTCGTTGGTAATGATCCTCCCCTGCTCATCAAGGGCCAGCACTCCCTCCACAAACTTGGTGTTGGGCTGGGTGCCGACAAAAACAAAGACACCGTCGAAATCTTCTTCCGTCACTTCGCCCGTTACCACGTGCTTCAAGCGCAGTCTTTCCACTTTCTGGTCCCCTAAAATAGCTTCCACCACATGATTAAGCCGGAACCGGATTTTTTCGTTGCTACGGGCTCTTTCCTGCAGCACATTAATGGCCCGCAGCTCCTCCCGGCGATGAATGAGCACCACTTCACTGGCAAAGCGGGTGAGGAAAATAGCTTCCTCCACGGCGGAATCCCCGCCGCCCACCACCGCCACCTTCTTGCCCCTAAAGAAGGCACCGTCGCAGGTGGCGCAGTAGGAAACACCACGGCCGCGGAATTCCTCTTCCCCCGGCACGCCCAGTTTCTTGGGCTGAGCGCCGGTAGCGATAATGACGGTTCGGGCCCGGTATTCTTTACCGTCGGCCGCCGTCAAAGTCTTGATATCTCCTGCCAGGTCCACGGAGACAATTTCGGCGTTAATGATCTCCAACCCAAACCGGGTAGCCTGCTGCTGAAAGGCCATCATCAGCTCGGGCCCGCCGATACCCTCGGGAAAGCCGGGATAGTTTTCAATTTCACTGGTCAAAAAAGCCTGACCACCCGGCATGGCTTTCTCAATGAGGGCCACCCGGCGCCCGGCCCGGGCTGCATACAGGCCCGCCGTCAAGCCGGCAGGTCCCCCGCCGATAATCAATTGATCATAAACCATGCCATCTACCTCCTAAACTGCAACTGTATTATGCCTCAACCCTTTGGAAACCATGTACATCCAATACCTTTAAATGTCATTATACTGAATTGCTTCGCCGGTTTCAATTATAATCGGAAGGGAATCTGCCGTGAAACTAACCGGCAAAACAAAACCCCTATGGCTTG
This region of Clostridia bacterium genomic DNA includes:
- a CDS encoding heavy-metal-associated domain-containing protein, translated to MESLVLTVKGMSCNHCKMAVERALQKLPGVSQAEANVSAGTVAVTFDEGKVSLAEVKQAITDEGYEVL
- the trxB gene encoding thioredoxin-disulfide reductase, encoding MVYDQLIIGGGPAGLTAGLYAARAGRRVALIEKAMPGGQAFLTSEIENYPGFPEGIGGPELMMAFQQQATRFGLEIINAEIVSVDLAGDIKTLTAADGKEYRARTVIIATGAQPKKLGVPGEEEFRGRGVSYCATCDGAFFRGKKVAVVGGGDSAVEEAIFLTRFASEVVLIHRREELRAINVLQERARSNEKIRFRLNHVVEAILGDQKVERLRLKHVVTGEVTEEDFDGVFVFVGTQPNTKFVEGVLALDEQGRIITNETMGTSVKGVFAAGDVRNTPLRQVATAVGDGAIAAYSAEHYLAGML